TCGGCGCCGAGGGAGCCGAGTCGGTCGTGGTGCCGGAGCTCGTGCGAGCGAGCGAGGTGGCGCGAGGCGCCGGCAACGACCCGTGGGTCGTCGACCTGGCGGGCAGCTTGCGCTCGGCGCTCCCCGGTCTCGCGCCGCTACACCCCGTGCCGAGCTGGTTCGGCGCGGAGCTCGAGACCCGCGCTGTGGGGTTCCTCCAGGCCCACGGGCACGACCCGGCGCTCGTGCGGCGCGCGCTCGACCGCGCGCGCTCCCTGGCCAGGGCGCCGCGCCCGGGCGGCTCGGACGTGGGTGCCGGCCCCGCCGGCACGAGCACGGTGGCCGTCGTCGGTCAGCCGTGGCTCGTCACGCCCAGACTGGTCGCCCTGGTGGGACGGGAGGGGGAGCGGGTGGTCGGGCAGCACCGCATCGCCCCGGACGAGCTGAGGGCCGAGGGTCACCGGGTCGAGCCGCGCCTGGTCGACAGCGACGCGGAGGCGCTGGGCGCCGCGAGGCTCTTGGGACGCAGGGCGGCGGTCGATCGCTTGCGTCTGGTGGTGGACGCCGAGTCCGGCAGCGACGCCTGGCTCGCCAAGCGCGTGGCGCGCGGCGCGCACAAGCCCCTGGACGTGGTCACCGTCCAGGAGGCGCTCGCGGGCCGCGACCCCGTCGACGCCCTGCTGCACTCCCGGCTAGACTGACTCCCGTGCACGTGGTGCTGATCCTGGTGGCGTTGACGCTGGTGATCGTCAACGCCTTCGGCTCCTGGGCCGTCAGCCGGCGGAAGCCGGCGGTGGCGCAACTCTTCCTGGTCGCGGCCATGGTCCTGACGGTAGCGGCGGTGGCGTACGCCTTCCGGGACCGGGTGGCCTGGTGGGTCCTGCTCGTGGGGACGGCCCTGGGCTACCTCGCCTCCTTCCTCAACGCGAGGCTGGTGATCGGCAAGGTCGTGTGGCCCTACCACCTTCTGCGCGCGGCCGTGCTCGCCGGCGTGCTGGTGGCGGCGCGTTGGTTGGCCAGGTAGGCGCGGGCGCGCGGCAGGGCGCCCCTTTGCGAGGCGCGAGCCGGCCGGCCGACGGCCGCGGGCCTCAGAACGCGTTGAGACCTGTGATCTCGCGTCCGAGGACGAGGGTGTGCACGGTGTCGGTCCCCTCGTAGGTGGCCACGGTCTCGAGGTTGAGCATGTGCCGGATCGCCGCGTACTCGGTGGTGATGCCGTTGCCGCCCAGCAGGTCGCGGGCGGCGCGGGCGACGCCGAGGGCGCTGCGGCAGTTGTCGCGCTTGGCGAGCGACACGCGGGCCGGGTGATCCTTCCCCTGCTCCTTGAGCTGGCCGAGCCGGATGGCGAGCAGGTCCGCCTTGGTGATCTCCGAGAGCATGTCGGCGAGTCGTGCCTGAACGAGCTGCTTCGCCGCCAGCGGCTCGCCGAAGGCGGGGCGGTCCGCCACGTAGGCCCGGGCCTCGTCGAAGCAGGCCTGCGCGGCGCCGACGACGCCGAACGCGATCCCGAAGCGCGCCTGGTTGAGGCAGGATAGGGGCCCCTTCAGGCCGCTCACCTCGAGCTGGTTCAGCGTGGGGACGGCCACCTCGTCCAGGTAGAGCTCGCTGGTGACGGACGCTCGCATGGAGGCCTTGGTCTTGATGTCGACCGCTTGGAACCCGGGCCGGTCCGTCTCGACGACGAAGCCGAGGACCCGGCCGCTCGCCTCGTCCTTGGCCCACACGATGGCCACGTCGGCTCGCGAGCCGCTGGTGATCCAGCGCTTGACGCCCGTGATCACCCACTCGTCGCCGACGCGGCGGCAGCGCGTGCGCATGGCGCCTGGGTCGGAGCCCGCGTCCGGCTCCGTGAGGCCGAAGCAGCCGACCGCCTGACCTGAGGCGAGGAGGGGGAGCCACCGCTCCTTCACCTCGTCCGTGGCGTAGGCGGCGATGGGGTACATCACCAGGCTCGACTGCACGCTGACGAACGAGCGCATGCCCGAGTCGACGTACTCGATCTCCCGGCACACGAGCCCGTAGGCGGTGTAGGAGGCGCCGGCCCCACCGTACCGTTCCGGGGTGGTTACCCCCAGCGCGCCCAGGTCGCCGAAGCGCCTGGCGAGTTCCGGCGGGAACTCGCCGTCCTGCCACCAGCCGCCCACGTGCGGGAGTAGCTCGGAGCGCACGTACTCGCGCACGCTGCCCTGGATGAGCCGCTCCTCCGGGCTGAGCAGGGAGTCGACGTCGTAGAAATCGGTCAGCGCGGGTGCGCCGGCTTTGGTCGTCGGGGTCGTCATCGACCGCCTCCTAGTTGGGTCTCGGTCCTGCCTTCAACCGTCTCCGAAGAGCTGCTTCATGGCGTCCTCTTTCGAGGTGCGCTTGGCGGGGAAGTAGCGCTCCCCGTCGACGGTGATCTTGCCGGCGTCCAGCAGCGCCGCCAGGGCCGACTCCAGCGTGTCGACGGCGAGCTCCTCGAAGTGGCGCTCGTCGATGTGGCGCTGCACGATTCGGAGGGTGACGCCCTTGGTGCCACCCGCCTCGACCGCCTCAAGTACCCAGGTCTCCACGGTCATGCCAGAGTTTACGCCGCCAGGGGGGTGGGTGACCCGCCCCGCCGGGCGGTGGGGGAGACCGGCGCGCGCCCGGAGGTCCTGCCGGGCGCGCGCGTACGAGGCGCGCCCCGCTCAGCGGGGCAGCGCCCCCGTGCCGAGCCGGTCCGCGCCCGCCCTGAACGCCTCGCTGCGACCGCCGGAGAGCTCGCCCCAGCTGACCTCGGCGTCCATGGTCATCACGTCGACCGGGCAGGCCGCAATGCACGCGTCGCAACCCACGCACAGTTCGGGCCTCAGCAGCAGCGCCCCCTGGGGTCCCGTGAGGTCGCGCTCTAGGGCTCCGGTGGGGCAGGCCCGCGTGCAGGCCGGGCAGAGGATGCAGCCGTCGGCCACGCGCGGCAGCCGCCACGGCACGAGTTCGTCGGGCTCGGGTCGTCCCGCCGCCACGATGGCGTAGCGGCGGGCCGCCTCCGGCGGCGGTTCCGCTTCGGGCGTGACGGCCTCCGGGACGGCCGCGGCGAGCCAGCCCTCGAGGGGGCCGAGGGCGTCGGCGGCGCCCTCGGCGGCGCGGCGGGCGCCTCCCGCGAGGAGCGCCCTGCGGCTCAGGGCGTCGCGGCGCGGCGGCGCGTCGAGGCGGTCGACCTGCGTCACGTTCACCGCGAGGCGCCGACCGTGCACGGCGAGCATGGCCGTGGCGTCGGCCGCGGAGCGGGCGACGGCCGTCGGGACGGCGGCGCCCCCCACCTTGCAGCCGGCGCAGTCGCCTCGCCCGAGGGTCACGGCGTCGGCGGTGCCGGCGAGGCCGACGATGTCGGGTCCCGACAGCTGGGCCAAGCAGCGGACGCTCGGGGCGTCGCCCGGCACCTGGCTGCAGCGCAACGTCGGTCCGGGCGCGAGCCTCGGTGGGTCGGCGAGCGCCTCGCTCGGGCAGGCGCGTATGCAGAGCCCACAACCGGTGCAATCGACCGGGTCGATCTCGACACTGGTCCCGATGGTGACGGCGTCGTGCGGGCAGGCGTCGAGGCAGGCGCTGCAGGCGTCCTTGCCGCTGCGCACCACCAGGCAGCGCTCGGCCGTGTAGGCGGGCGCGACCTCGACGGCGCGCAACAGCGAGGAGAACAGGTCGCTCAGGCCGGCCACGTCGCCCTCACCTCCGCGCCGCCACGAGGTTCAGAAGCCGTACAGCTCGACGCGCTTCTCGCTGAGCTTGGCGTGGTAGCCCGTGTCGTCGAGGTAGGCGTCGAAGGCGTCGAAGTCGATCTGCTGCTTCGTGTCCGAGAGGGCGACGGCCGGGTTCGGGTGCACCTCCACCATGATCCCGTCCGCGCCGACCGCCAGGCCGGCCTTGGTGAGCGCCACGAGCAGGTCGCGGCGCCCGCCCGAGTGGGTGACGTCCACCAGCACGGGCAGGTGGCTCTCCAGCTTGGCGAGGGCCACGGCCGACACGTCGAGGGTGTTGCGGGTGTACTGCTCGAAGGTCCTAATGCCGCGTTCGCACAGGATGACGTTGTCGTTCCCCTCGCTCAGCAGGTACTCGGCGGCCATCAACCATTCCTCGATGGTGGCCGACAGGCCCCGCTTCAGGAGCACCGGCTTGCGGCTGCGCCCGACGGCGCGGAGGAGGGAGAAGTTCTGCATGTTGCGGGCCCCGATCTGCAGGAGGTCGACGTACTCCTCGAACAGTGGGAGGTCGGTGGGCGTCATGATCTCGCTCACGAACGCCAGGCCGTGCCGGTCGCAGGCGGCGCGCGCCATCGCGAGGCCGGCCTCGCCCAGGCCCTGGAACGAGTACGGGTCGGTGCGCGGCTTGTAGGCGCCGCCCCGGAACAGCCGCACCCCGCGCGAGGCGACGCGGGCGGCCACCGCCTCGACCTGCGCCTCCGACTCGATGGCGCACGGGCCGGCGACGAGGACGGGAGAGTGCTTCGAACCGATCGGCACGCCGCCAACTTCCACGACGGTGTCGGCCTCGTGCGTGGTGCGCGACGTCAGGTAGGCGCGCTTCTCCTGGCTCTTGCTCTGCTGCATGCTGGCCTGGAAGACCTGCTTGAAGAGGCTCTTGACGGTGGCGGCGTCGAACGGTCCGCGGTTGGCGGCGACCAGCGCGTCGAGCATGGCCTGCTCTCGCACGGGGTCGTACTGGGAGCTACCCATGGCGGACTGCAGCGCGCCGATCTCGGCGGCGACCGTGGCTCGCGTGGAGAGGAGTTCGAGGATCTGGAGGTTCAGCTCGTCAATACGTGCCCGAAGGCTCTGGATCTTCTCTTGCATGCAGCATCCTACGCTGAGACACCCGCACCACCAAGATGGTCAGCTCGTAGAGCACCACCAACGGCACGGCGACGAGGGCGAGGTTGAACGGATCCCCGGTAGGGGTGATCACCGCGGCGAGCGCGACGCCGGCCACGATGGCCCAGCGGCGCGTGCGGGCGAGCGGAGCGTAGCGCAGTATCCCGATGCGAGCGAGAAGGTAACCGAGGACCGGCATCTCGAACATCAGGCCGAAGACGGCCATCAGCATCAGCAGGGTGGAGATGTAGTGCCCGATCGACAGGAGCCCCTGCGCCTCGCCGCCGAGGAAGGAGAGCAGGATCGGGATGCTGAACGGCAGCACGACGTAGTACGCGAACGCGACCCCCGCCGCGAAGGCCAACACGGCGAAGAGGATGAACGGGACGGCGTAGCGCCGCTCCTCGGCGTAGAGGCCCGGCGCCACGAACCCCCACACCTGCCCGAGCACGACGGGGGAGGCGAGCACCAGCCCGAAGAACGACGCGATCTGCATCGAGACGGTGAACGGCTCGAGCACCGCGAAGTAGTTGAGCGTCATGCTGGCGGGGAGCGGCGCCTTGAGCCACTCGAGGACGTCGAAGCGGAACGCGAACGCCACCCCGGACGCCACCACCCACGCCACGAGCGCGATGAAGAGCCGCTTGCGCAGCTCCTCGAAGTGTTCGATGAGGGTCACGGCCTAGCCGCCCCCCTCGCCCGCGCGTGCCGGCCCGTCACCGGAGTTGCCTCGTTGCGCCCCGGCGGTCAGGCCTGTCCGGCGCCGTTGCCCTGCGCGGCGGCGGCCGCCTCGGGGTTCTCCTTGGCGCCGGCGCCCGCCGCGCCAGGGGCGGCGGCGCCCGCCGCGCCGGGGGCGGTGGCGCTCGCGGTGCTGGCCGAGGCCACGGGGGCGCCCTTCGGACGCTCGCCCTCCGCCTCGTCGTCGAAGTCCTTCTTCATGTCCCGGATGCCCTTGCGGAACTCACGCACGGCCTGGCCGAGCCCCTTGGCCATCTCTGGCAAGCGCCTCGGCCCGAAGATC
Above is a window of Trueperaceae bacterium DNA encoding:
- a CDS encoding acyl-CoA dehydrogenase family protein, which encodes MTDFYDVDSLLSPEERLIQGSVREYVRSELLPHVGGWWQDGEFPPELARRFGDLGALGVTTPERYGGAGASYTAYGLVCREIEYVDSGMRSFVSVQSSLVMYPIAAYATDEVKERWLPLLASGQAVGCFGLTEPDAGSDPGAMRTRCRRVGDEWVITGVKRWITSGSRADVAIVWAKDEASGRVLGFVVETDRPGFQAVDIKTKASMRASVTSELYLDEVAVPTLNQLEVSGLKGPLSCLNQARFGIAFGVVGAAQACFDEARAYVADRPAFGEPLAAKQLVQARLADMLSEITKADLLAIRLGQLKEQGKDHPARVSLAKRDNCRSALGVARAARDLLGGNGITTEYAAIRHMLNLETVATYEGTDTVHTLVLGREITGLNAF
- a CDS encoding 4Fe-4S dicluster domain-containing protein; this encodes MAGLSDLFSSLLRAVEVAPAYTAERCLVVRSGKDACSACLDACPHDAVTIGTSVEIDPVDCTGCGLCIRACPSEALADPPRLAPGPTLRCSQVPGDAPSVRCLAQLSGPDIVGLAGTADAVTLGRGDCAGCKVGGAAVPTAVARSAADATAMLAVHGRRLAVNVTQVDRLDAPPRRDALSRRALLAGGARRAAEGAADALGPLEGWLAAAVPEAVTPEAEPPPEAARRYAIVAAGRPEPDELVPWRLPRVADGCILCPACTRACPTGALERDLTGPQGALLLRPELCVGCDACIAACPVDVMTMDAEVSWGELSGGRSEAFRAGADRLGTGALPR
- a CDS encoding bifunctional 3-deoxy-7-phosphoheptulonate synthase/chorismate mutase — translated: MQEKIQSLRARIDELNLQILELLSTRATVAAEIGALQSAMGSSQYDPVREQAMLDALVAANRGPFDAATVKSLFKQVFQASMQQSKSQEKRAYLTSRTTHEADTVVEVGGVPIGSKHSPVLVAGPCAIESEAQVEAVAARVASRGVRLFRGGAYKPRTDPYSFQGLGEAGLAMARAACDRHGLAFVSEIMTPTDLPLFEEYVDLLQIGARNMQNFSLLRAVGRSRKPVLLKRGLSATIEEWLMAAEYLLSEGNDNVILCERGIRTFEQYTRNTLDVSAVALAKLESHLPVLVDVTHSGGRRDLLVALTKAGLAVGADGIMVEVHPNPAVALSDTKQQIDFDAFDAYLDDTGYHAKLSEKRVELYGF
- the tatC gene encoding twin-arginine translocase subunit TatC, which codes for MTLIEHFEELRKRLFIALVAWVVASGVAFAFRFDVLEWLKAPLPASMTLNYFAVLEPFTVSMQIASFFGLVLASPVVLGQVWGFVAPGLYAEERRYAVPFILFAVLAFAAGVAFAYYVVLPFSIPILLSFLGGEAQGLLSIGHYISTLLMLMAVFGLMFEMPVLGYLLARIGILRYAPLARTRRWAIVAGVALAAVITPTGDPFNLALVAVPLVVLYELTILVVRVSQRRMLHAREDPEPSGTY
- a CDS encoding twin-arginine translocase TatA/TatE family subunit — protein: MGRIGPIGIWELLIILALVLLIFGPRRLPEMAKGLGQAVREFRKGIRDMKKDFDDEAEGERPKGAPVASASTASATAPGAAGAAAPGAAGAGAKENPEAAAAAQGNGAGQA